A genomic region of Candidatus Thorarchaeota archaeon contains the following coding sequences:
- a CDS encoding tyrosine--tRNA ligase, which translates to MSSNDERVADPFEIAASNAEEIVTDEEVRAIVTSKKSFNFYYGTAPTGPFHFAYLIPLTKLVQLADIGGKGTILLADYHAHLDSQKTSFELMDLRSQYYKECIKGILGEHAKKLKFVRGSSYEYKRDYVEDLFKIAAKVTTKRALRAASEVVRIRGEAKVSELMYPLLQILDVKYLKADITVGGIDQRNIYMLGREILESIKFKKGAYIFMPLLPSLRGGGAKMSASDPLSHIRVTDTPQQIKSTIKKAYCPAGDLEQNPITATVRYILMPRFGKILIKRKEKFGGDIEFSSIEEFEKAYTEQKLHPLDVKQAVTDGLIEILSPAREYFEAHPDILNEVEKTFGE; encoded by the coding sequence GTGAGCAGTAATGACGAACGGGTCGCAGACCCATTTGAGATCGCAGCGAGCAATGCTGAAGAAATTGTGACTGATGAAGAGGTTCGAGCAATCGTCACCTCAAAGAAGAGTTTCAACTTTTACTATGGCACTGCACCCACTGGCCCCTTCCACTTTGCGTATCTCATCCCATTAACCAAACTAGTTCAACTTGCAGATATCGGTGGGAAAGGGACTATCCTGCTTGCGGATTATCATGCACATCTTGATTCTCAAAAGACCTCATTTGAATTGATGGATTTGCGGTCTCAATATTATAAGGAGTGCATCAAAGGAATTCTTGGAGAACATGCCAAGAAACTCAAATTTGTTCGTGGCTCTTCATATGAATACAAACGCGACTATGTAGAGGATCTCTTCAAGATTGCGGCAAAAGTCACGACAAAACGAGCCCTAAGAGCTGCCAGCGAAGTGGTACGAATCAGGGGAGAGGCAAAGGTCTCAGAACTGATGTACCCGCTACTACAAATTCTTGATGTGAAATATCTCAAGGCAGACATCACAGTCGGCGGCATCGACCAGCGAAATATCTACATGCTCGGAAGAGAAATCCTTGAGTCGATCAAGTTCAAGAAAGGAGCCTATATCTTCATGCCACTGTTGCCATCGCTTCGAGGCGGTGGGGCAAAGATGTCAGCCAGTGATCCACTCTCGCATATTCGGGTCACAGACACACCGCAACAGATCAAATCGACGATCAAAAAGGCGTACTGTCCAGCGGGAGACCTCGAACAAAATCCGATCACTGCGACAGTCCGTTACATTCTCATGCCAAGGTTTGGCAAGATCCTCATCAAGCGTAAAGAGAAGTTTGGTGGAGATATTGAGTTCAGCTCGATCGAGGAATTCGAGAAGGCGTACACAGAACAGAAACTGCATCCACTCGATGTGAAGCAGGCTGTGACAGACGGACTGATCGAGATCCTATCACCAGCACGAGAATACTTCGAGGCGCACCCAGATATCCTGAATGAAGTCGAGAAGACCTTCGGTGAATGA
- a CDS encoding ATP-binding protein, whose amino-acid sequence MFVDRETELGLLEKRFERNKAEFIVLYGRRRIGKTTLLLELLRRHNGIYLLARETSKIENLRRFSQKFADYFDDDLVRKNPLHDWDSFFEYLTQKIQNRQIVVLDEFPYLVKSDSSLPSVLQEYWDQKLSSTRIFFVICGSSISMMEKLFGYKNPLYGRRTAQLRLKSMDFGSAKAFLPSYSIEDFVRAYGIVGGTPTYLLEFNDKISLKENITNYFKRTSFLYQDAFFVLREELDEPRTYFAIMESVARGKTTLGAIVNATGLARAVVGKYLSVLIDLGLIRREVSITASWKSRKGRYYLNDPYFLFWFRFVHPNIDLIETDQGELLVTQVLEDFNQYLGKVFEDIAIQLLLKLNNAKILPFRFYKIGRWWYKDQEIDIVALNEQEKIALFLEVKWSDLDATVAKEILTKLDDKSQFVGLDDWRKYYGIIAKKIDKVEKLNEEKWIVLALKDFETYLDSVLSESE is encoded by the coding sequence ATGTTCGTTGATCGGGAAACGGAGCTTGGGCTTCTTGAGAAACGGTTTGAACGTAACAAAGCCGAGTTCATTGTTCTCTATGGGCGGAGGAGAATAGGTAAGACTACTCTCTTGTTAGAATTATTACGACGGCACAATGGGATATATTTACTTGCGCGAGAAACAAGCAAGATTGAAAACCTGAGACGTTTCTCACAGAAATTTGCCGACTATTTTGATGACGATCTTGTAAGAAAAAATCCACTGCATGACTGGGACTCATTTTTTGAATATCTCACTCAGAAGATTCAAAATCGACAAATAGTGGTGTTGGACGAATTTCCCTACCTTGTTAAGAGTGATTCATCTTTGCCTTCGGTACTTCAGGAATATTGGGATCAAAAGCTCTCTTCCACGAGAATCTTCTTTGTAATTTGTGGATCTTCAATTAGTATGATGGAAAAATTGTTCGGTTACAAAAATCCACTTTATGGAAGAAGAACTGCGCAGCTAAGACTTAAGTCAATGGATTTTGGTAGTGCCAAAGCATTCTTACCAAGTTATTCAATAGAGGATTTTGTAAGAGCCTATGGGATTGTTGGAGGAACCCCAACATACCTGCTTGAATTTAACGATAAAATAAGCCTTAAAGAAAATATCACGAACTACTTCAAAAGAACTTCATTCTTGTATCAAGACGCTTTCTTTGTTCTCAGAGAAGAGTTAGATGAACCAAGAACATACTTTGCAATTATGGAATCTGTTGCACGAGGAAAAACAACATTAGGGGCAATCGTGAATGCGACTGGCCTTGCACGAGCGGTTGTTGGGAAATATCTCTCCGTTCTAATTGATCTTGGATTAATACGTCGAGAGGTTTCAATAACGGCAAGTTGGAAAAGTCGAAAGGGGCGATACTATCTCAATGACCCATATTTCTTATTTTGGTTCAGATTTGTCCATCCGAATATTGATCTAATCGAAACAGATCAAGGTGAATTGTTGGTAACGCAAGTGCTGGAAGATTTCAATCAATATCTCGGAAAAGTATTTGAGGATATCGCCATTCAGCTGCTGCTAAAACTGAACAATGCCAAAATACTTCCGTTCAGATTTTACAAAATTGGACGATGGTGGTATAAAGATCAAGAAATTGATATTGTTGCACTAAATGAACAAGAGAAAATAGCTCTATTTCTTGAGGTTAAATGGAGCGACCTTGACGCCACTGTAGCAAAAGAAATACTGACAAAGTTGGACGACAAGTCACAGTTTGTAGGCTTGGACGATTGGAGAAAGTATTATGGTATAATCGCTAAAAAAATCGATAAAGTTGAGAAACTAAATGAAGAAAAATGGATCGTCTTAGCCCTGAAAGATTTTGAAACGTATTTGGATTCAGTACTAAGTGAATCCGAATGA